Below is a window of Thermoanaerobaculum aquaticum DNA.
GCCGGTTTCCATGGCCCCTAAAACCCCACCGCGCTCGGCTAGCCGGTCAAACTCGGCAAGTACCGCTTCCTCGACCTTATCGGTGAGCCACTCGATGAAGTACGAGCCCTGCCACGGGTTTTCGTTTTTCAAAAGCCCAAACTCCAGCGTGGAGATGAGCTGAATGGCCAGAGCCCTCCGCACCGATTCTTCGGTGGGGGTGGTGATGGCTTCGTCGTAGGCGTTGGTGTGGAGGGAGTTGCAGTTGTCGGCCAGGGCCAACAGCGCTTGCAGGGTGGTGCGGATGTCGTTGAAGGCAATTTCCTTGGCGTGGAGGGAACGGCCGGAGGTTTGGATGTGGTACTTGAGCTTCTGGCTGCGCTCGTTGGCCCCGTAGCGCTCGCGCATGGCGGTGGCCCAGATGCGCCGGGCCACCCGGCCAATGACCGTGTACTCCGGGTCCATGCCGTTGGAGAAGAAAAACGAGAGGTTGGGGGCAAACTCGTCCACCGCGAGCCCGCGGGCCAGGTAGTACTCCACGTAGGTGAAGCCGTTGGCCAAGGTAAAAGCCAGCTGGGTGATGGGGTTGGCTCCGGCTTCGGCAATGTGGTAGCCGGAAATGGAAACCGAGTAGAAGTTGCGCACGCGGTTTTCCACGAACCAGCTTTGGATGTCGCCCATGAGGCGCAGGGCAAACTCGGTGGAAAAAATGCAGGTGTTTTGCGCCTGGTCTTCCTTGAGGATATCGGCTTGCACCGTACCCCGCACCACTTGCACCGCACAGCGCAGGGCGTCTTCCCACTCACCGGGCTTCAGGAGCTGGGCAATTTCGTCCCAGCCCTTGCCGTCCACATAGGGTTGCAGGGCGTCTTCCGGATTGCCCCGGAGACGTCCGTCGGCAATGAGCCGGCGCTTGGCTTCCTGGCGTCCGGCCACGTTGAAGAAAAAGGCCAGCATCATGGGCGCCGGCCCGTTGATGGTCATGGAAACGGAGGTGTTGGGGGCGCAGAGATCGAAGCCCGCATAGAGCCTTTCCATGTCCTCCACCGTGCAAATGGAGACCCCGGATTCCCCAATTTTTCCGTACACATCGGGCTCGAGGGCCGGGTCCTCCCCGTAAAGCGTGACCGAATCAAAGGCGGTGGAGAGGCGGGCAAAGGGCTGGCCGGCCCGCAGGAAATGGAAGCGCTTGTTGGTGCGCTCCGGTCCCCCTTCGCCGGCAAACATGCGGGTGGGCAGCTCCTCCTGGCGCTTGAAGGGGAAAACACCGGCGGTGTAGGGGTAAGCGCCGGGGACGTTTTCCCGCAGGATAAAGCGCAGGATTTCCCCCCAGTCCTCGCTTTGCGGGAGCACCACCTTGGGGATGTGGGTGCCGGCCAGGGAAACCGAAGAAAGCGCCACCGTGACCTCGCGATCCCGCACCTTGTAGGTGAAGGTGTCCCCCGCGTAGTCCTGCTGCAGCTTGGGCCAGGTGGCAAGCGCGGTGCGGCTTTCGGGGGTCAGCTCATGGGCCAGGCGGCGGATTTCCGCATCGAGATCAGCAAGCGCCGGCTCGGGTGGCATGGTTCCCGAGGTGATGGCCTCAAAGAGCTGCCAGAGATCGGCAAAGCTGCCTTCGCCGGGGAAAGCCGAAAGCAACGCCCGGGCTCCCACCAGCTGGTAGAGCTTGCGGGCCACCGCCACCTGCTGTTCCGCCCGCTTGCGGGCTTTTCGGCAGGTTTGGGCGATTTCCCGCAAATAACCGGTGC
It encodes the following:
- the icmF gene encoding fused isobutyryl-CoA mutase/GTPase IcmF, with the protein product MAQGYVPKNKVRFVTAASLFDGHDAAINIVRRLLQAHGAEVIHLGHNRSVREIVDAAIQEDAQGIAVSSYQGGHMEFFTYMVDLLRERGASHIRVFGGGGGVIVPEEIKKLEAYGVAKIFSPDDGRKLGLDGMISLMLEACDFDVTQLPNGQPPDLTPRHWQKLARAISQVESGKMPELPKPTKHAPVVGITGVGGAGKSSLTDELVRRFLLDFPQLQVAIIAVDPTKRRTGGALLADRIRMNSLASDRVYMRSLATRQAHRSLSQAVEGAIQVLKAAGFDLIFVESAGAGQADSEIADIADVAIYAMTPEYGASLQLEKIEMLDFAHLVAINKFDRPGALDALREVKKQWRRAHSEFQMDDEQVPVFGTCAHQFHDFGVNALYQRLLGELESRFGQAFHVEQTHAQPAGLPQRHPIIPPERTGYLREIAQTCRKARKRAEQQVAVARKLYQLVGARALLSAFPGEGSFADLWQLFEAITSGTMPPEPALADLDAEIRRLAHELTPESRTALATWPKLQQDYAGDTFTYKVRDREVTVALSSVSLAGTHIPKVVLPQSEDWGEILRFILRENVPGAYPYTAGVFPFKRQEELPTRMFAGEGGPERTNKRFHFLRAGQPFARLSTAFDSVTLYGEDPALEPDVYGKIGESGVSICTVEDMERLYAGFDLCAPNTSVSMTINGPAPMMLAFFFNVAGRQEAKRRLIADGRLRGNPEDALQPYVDGKGWDEIAQLLKPGEWEDALRCAVQVVRGTVQADILKEDQAQNTCIFSTEFALRLMGDIQSWFVENRVRNFYSVSISGYHIAEAGANPITQLAFTLANGFTYVEYYLARGLAVDEFAPNLSFFFSNGMDPEYTVIGRVARRIWATAMRERYGANERSQKLKYHIQTSGRSLHAKEIAFNDIRTTLQALLALADNCNSLHTNAYDEAITTPTEESVRRALAIQLISTLEFGLLKNENPWQGSYFIEWLTDKVEEAVLAEFDRLAERGGVLGAMETGYQRAKIQEESLHYERLKHSGELPIVGVNFFENPRRSENELEAPQLTRASKEEKDARLAHLRDFQARHAFPELWAQHQNRPVPNPELDALPPWQRPSAYALARLQHAALTGKNLFAELLETVCSCSLGQITHALFEVGGQYRRNM